The genomic region GCACGCGCAGCGCCGGCTGGTCGAGCTCCTCCGGGGCGGGCCGCTGGCGCTGGTCGAGGTCGCCGCACGCCTCGTGCTGCCGGTGAGCCTGGTCCGCGTCCTCGTCGCGGATCTCGTCGACAGTTCGCACCTGCACGCCCGCGCCCCCATCCCCGAAGCGAAGGCGCACGACCCCCAGCTGCTAGAGAAGGTGCTCGATGGACTCCGCAGTATCCGATAACACCTTCCTCGACAGCGACGAGCAGACGCTGGTGAAGATCGTGGTGACCGGACCCTTCGGCGTCGGCAAGACGACGCTGATCAACACGCTCTCCGAGACCGCGCCGCTGCACACCGAGGAGGTCATGACCCAGGCCGGAGCGGCGGCCGACGATCTCGCCGGTGTGCGGGACAAGGCCACCACCACGGTCGCCATCGACTTCGGCCGCAGGACGCTCCCCGGTGACCTCGTCCTCTACCTGTTCGGCACTCCCGGCCAGAAGAGGT from Streptomyces sp. QL37 harbors:
- a CDS encoding DUF742 domain-containing protein, which gives rise to MTPAPRRRLVPSFLATDSVQPTRNTLDRLTLLSSTGVTAADDLTHAQRRLVELLRGGPLALVEVAARLVLPVSLVRVLVADLVDSSHLHARAPIPEAKAHDPQLLEKVLDGLRSIR